The stretch of DNA GAGAATTGAAACATGATCCACCACCCGCCACCTACACAGGTACCCATGCTGAGCTTCAGAAGCTTTTTCTTGAAAAAAGGTACACCGATTTTATGCCTGTCATACTCCCGACAAAGGAACTGGTTGATGAGATGCTGATGGGCACAAGCCATGATCCTGACGAAGTACTCGGAAAAATGAACCCCGGATCAGAAGCAGGTGAAATGTGGACATATACAGTTAAAACCGCGGCCATCAACGCTGTAATGGCAGGCGCCAAACCTGAGTATTTCCCGGTCATCCTTGCGATAGGTTCTACCGGCACACCTGCTGTGAATATTTCCGACAACGGGTTTGCGGCCGGGGCAGTAATCAACGGAAACATTCGCGATGAAATAGGGCTTAACTATGATATAGGCGCAGTAGGACCATTTGCCCATGCCAATACAACCATTGGCCGGGCCTGGAGCCTTCTTTCCATTAATGGCGGGAACTGCGGAAAGATAGGGACAACCTACACAGGTACTGTCGGAAATCCAACGAATGCTATTAATATCATCATTGCTGAAAACGAAGAGCAATCCCCATGGGAACCTTTTGCTGTCAGAAGGAGCAACGCAGGAGGAGGATTTACAAGGCCTGGAGCTCCACCACCCGCTAAATATAAAAAAGGCGACAATGTCGTAACGCTTTTAATGGGCTGGGGTCTCCTTTCCGCTGTAAACTGGAAGGCCAATGACTGGACAGAGCTTCCGAACTATGCTTTGGCAATCAAGAATATCTTTAATCAGCAGGGGACAATGTTCGGTACCTTTGCAGTCTTAGGTCCGAACGTTGCCAATAATATTGCCAGTGCCGGCTATGATACAGCAGACAAACTCACCAAGTTTGTTACCGATCCGGGTGAAGCAGCTCCCAAAGGCGGTCCCGGTGGACCTGGCGGACCGGGCGGTTTCAGGATGCCTGCAAATTTCAATGTAGTTGTTACAGGCTCGAACAACAACAACTACTGGATGATAGGCGGTATGGTACCCGCAGCGTCAGTCAAAATAGACGACTGGAGATAGTTTTAAAATGCCTCTGGGTCTTAAGATCCCGGGCATAAGGCTTTAGTTAATTTAAAAAGCCGGTAAGTTAAAAGAATATGTTTCTTGCTTACCGGCTTTTTATTATGTGGAGGTAAAAGTGATGGTCCTGCATATTGCAAAGGTATTAAAACTAAATTTTTGCAAATACAGGGTGGCGGTATGCTGCAAGATTAACGAGGTAGCTCATCATATCAGGATATGACATGCCGCAATGTCCTGCAGAACAGGCTATGCTTGCATCAATATCCAGATCAGGGTTAGGGTTAACATCAAGCACATAAAAGACACCATCCTGTTCTCGAACATCCAGCCTGGCATAGTCTCTGCATCCGATTGCATGGTAGGCATTTAGGCATATCTTTTCCAGCTCGATAAGTTCGGTATTTTTCAAGGGTGCAGGGATGCGGCTTTCTATCTTATTGTAGTGCTGGGATGAAGAGTCGAATTTGGAATCATACGTACAAAGGCGGTCATGTATATCACTAAAGGCGGAGAAATCCATTTCAACCACAGGCATCATTTGTACTTTTCCATTCCCGCACAAAGGCACATGAAATTCTCTACCATCTATAAAGACCTCGACTAGCGCAGGCTGGTTGAAATTATCAATGATATATTCTATGCGCGATTCAAGCTCTTTCTGGTTCATGACAACAGACCCCGAGTCAAGGCTTATACTGCAGTGTTCAAGAGAGGTTTTGACGATTGCAGGGAACAGATTCCAGTCATGAGCTGATGGACATTCATATAGCTTCCAGGCCGGAGTCGGTATACTGAGCGATTCGAGCACCTGTTTTACGCGGGGCTTATCTTCAGCCAGACGAAGTGTCTCTGGCCCAGACCCTGTATACGTAAATCCCATGGATTCAATAATCAGGGTTGCCTCATGCTCACTATGAATCAGCCCTGGTATGCTTTCACACTGATTGAATAATATTTTTTCTGAGGGGGAATAACATGACAGGAGAGATTCAAGTCTGCTGTCTGTTATCTCAACAACATCTACTGTGTGGCCGGCGGTATTAAGTGCAGAGGCCATTAGATTATTGGTTGACTGGGCAGCCTCCCTGTCAGGCCCTTCCCATTCCGGATTCATATTGCATAATAACAGCACCGGCAGATCTTCCGGCCCATATCTAACGGGCATTTACACCTCTGATTCATCCGCAAGTTGAACTATATTAATAAATGGCTCTGGCCTTAAAAGGCGTTTCAGCTATCAAAACCCTGTAACATTGAACATGGAGAAGGTATATTAGATATATTTTTTCATATCAAGTTATTTTCTTAAAAACTTAAAATTATTTAGCATATAAGGCATGGAAAGTCTTTTACCAATAATTTCCATGTTGTTGTAACCGGTGCTAACCTTAAACCGGCAAAGAGGGTTTGTTGAGACGGTACATGATCTCTGTATGCCCCTTGATACCCTTTTCCCTTATCTGGTTAATGCATGCCTTTCTGTTTGAACGAAAAATAAAAGCAAAAATCTTTGAAATAATATTATTGAACTTCCCGCACTCATTGACATCCATAAAATCAGCACACTTAGCACATGACCTGTAGTTCCTTTCCTTGCAGCAGGCGCGCAGTTTGCACCAGCCCAGCTTCATGCTTTCAACACAACCGGGGCATTTTTCCCTGAGATACTGCCTGCAAGCGCCACAGTATAGCCCGCAATATGCCACAAGGTTTACATCTTCTTTTATTTCCCTCATCTTTTTCTCCTTTTGATTTTCAGTAGGATGATCGATCCAAAGGATCTGTTTTACCAGAGGATAAACTATCCCTGTGACAACAGTATGTCAGGGTTGAAAACATGCAAAAATATTTCAGTATTTTTTTCCTGAACCATAGGGTACAACATCAATAACCATCTGGTTAAAAAACTGCTCTGCCTGGTCGGCCTTTTCCTTTGGCACAAGGTTTGTTATCTTTTCTATTGCAGACTCAACCTCTTTGTGGATAAGCCCGGTATCTATGCCTTTAAGGGCGGTAAGTATGGTAAGCATGTCATTAAGGGTTAAAAGCTGGCGATCAAGTCTGAAGTGTTCCATGATGCCAAAACCGCCTTCATTACCGGAGTATGA from Desulfatiglans sp. encodes:
- a CDS encoding DUF3795 domain-containing protein → MREIKEDVNLVAYCGLYCGACRQYLREKCPGCVESMKLGWCKLRACCKERNYRSCAKCADFMDVNECGKFNNIISKIFAFIFRSNRKACINQIREKGIKGHTEIMYRLNKPSLPV
- a CDS encoding HTH domain-containing protein: MRIDRMLAITVMLLNRDRIIARELAEKFEVSVRTVYRDIDAINMAGIPVISYSGNEGGFGIMEHFRLDRQLLTLNDMLTILTALKGIDTGLIHKEVESAIEKITNLVPKEKADQAEQFFNQMVIDVVPYGSGKKY